A region of Plantactinospora sp. BC1 DNA encodes the following proteins:
- a CDS encoding methylated-DNA--[protein]-cysteine S-methyltransferase: protein MNEMYSSRIETPAGALTVLADREGTVHAAGFGTDSGTLLGLVHPRLRRDVRERPELGPVTSAVRSYLDGDLTAIDAVPVAQHTDGAFLAHAWETLRQVKPGEPVTYTEFAELSGRPRAVRAAAMACARNAAALFVPCHRVLRTDGGLGGFRWGLPVKRWLLAHEGSPVNG, encoded by the coding sequence ATGAACGAGATGTACAGCAGCCGGATCGAGACGCCGGCCGGTGCCCTGACGGTGCTGGCCGACCGGGAGGGAACGGTGCACGCCGCCGGCTTCGGCACGGACTCCGGCACCCTGCTCGGGCTGGTGCACCCACGGTTGCGCCGCGATGTGCGGGAGCGGCCCGAACTCGGCCCGGTCACCTCGGCCGTACGCTCCTATCTGGACGGGGACCTGACCGCGATCGACGCGGTGCCGGTCGCGCAGCACACGGACGGCGCATTCCTGGCCCACGCCTGGGAGACGCTGCGGCAGGTCAAGCCGGGCGAGCCGGTCACCTACACCGAGTTCGCCGAGCTCTCCGGCCGGCCCCGGGCGGTCCGGGCGGCCGCGATGGCCTGTGCCCGCAACGCCGCCGCGCTCTTCGTACCGTGTCACCGGGTGTTGCGTACCGACGGCGGGCTCGGCGGCTTCCGCTGGGGGCTGCCGGTGAAGCGCTGGCTGCTCGCGCACGAGGGGAGCCCGGTCAACGGGTGA